A single window of Methylocella tundrae DNA harbors:
- a CDS encoding nuclear transport factor 2 family protein, producing the protein MATRTPQEIFQHHAETLIAGDLEGVVSDYSEDAVILSPDGVKKGKAGVRETFIKLLADLPKADWEVPTVLFEGDALFLEWKARSEATYADDGVDTFVFRDGLIRLQTVRYTLKKTQG; encoded by the coding sequence ATGGCAACGCGCACGCCGCAAGAGATTTTCCAACATCATGCAGAGACGCTCATCGCCGGGGATCTCGAGGGCGTCGTCTCCGACTATAGCGAGGACGCCGTGATCCTTTCGCCTGATGGAGTCAAGAAGGGCAAGGCGGGGGTACGGGAAACATTCATCAAACTGCTCGCCGATCTGCCGAAGGCGGACTGGGAGGTGCCGACCGTCCTCTTCGAGGGCGACGCGCTCTTTCTGGAATGGAAAGCGCGCTCCGAGGCGACCTACGCCGACGACGGCGTCGACACCTTTGTGTTTCGCGACGGCCTCATTCGCCTTCAAACCGTGCGCTACACGCTGAAGAAGACGCAAGGCTGA
- a CDS encoding site-specific DNA-methyltransferase has protein sequence MRPASAGAAALADGAPSQIKVLRAESQAPRSRARFPAVVGEPLPLNQILIGDCIEELARLPAASVDLVFADPPYNLQLESTLSRPDQSIVDAVDDDWDKFASFSHYDAFTRSWLEAVRRVMKPDATIFVIGSYHNIFRVGSLLQDQGYWILNDIVWRKTNPMPNFRGRRFTNAHETLIWAAKGAGAKNYRFNYELLKAGNEDCQLRSDWLFPICTGHERLKDESGHKTHPTQKPEALLARILLAATNAGDVVLDPFFGSGTTGAAAKRLGRHFVGIEREEIYAAAARKRIAAVEPLPHEAIAATPSKRSEPRVAFSAIVEAGLIAPGAELTDEKQRHRATVRADGTIAIGAVVGSIHKIGALTQGLPACNGWTFWHYVSQSGKREPIDLLRTVARKNLREAEA, from the coding sequence ATGCGTCCAGCATCCGCCGGAGCGGCAGCGCTCGCAGACGGCGCCCCATCTCAGATCAAGGTTCTGCGTGCTGAGAGTCAGGCGCCGCGCTCGCGAGCGCGCTTTCCGGCGGTTGTCGGCGAGCCGCTTCCCCTCAATCAGATCCTCATAGGCGACTGCATCGAGGAGCTGGCGCGGCTGCCCGCCGCCTCCGTCGATCTCGTCTTCGCCGATCCGCCCTATAATCTTCAGCTCGAATCAACCCTGTCACGGCCCGACCAGAGCATCGTCGACGCGGTCGACGATGATTGGGATAAATTCGCCAGCTTTTCCCATTATGACGCCTTCACCAGGTCCTGGCTCGAGGCCGTGCGGCGCGTCATGAAACCGGATGCGACGATCTTCGTCATCGGCTCCTATCACAATATTTTCCGCGTGGGGTCGCTGCTGCAGGATCAGGGCTACTGGATCTTGAACGACATCGTTTGGCGCAAAACCAATCCGATGCCGAATTTCCGCGGCCGGCGCTTCACCAACGCCCATGAGACGCTGATCTGGGCGGCCAAGGGCGCGGGCGCGAAAAATTATCGTTTTAATTACGAGCTGCTGAAAGCCGGCAATGAGGATTGCCAGCTGCGCTCCGACTGGCTGTTTCCGATCTGCACCGGCCATGAGCGGCTGAAGGACGAGTCGGGCCACAAGACCCATCCGACGCAAAAGCCGGAAGCCTTGCTCGCCCGCATTCTGCTCGCCGCCACCAACGCCGGAGACGTCGTGCTCGACCCTTTCTTCGGCTCGGGCACAACCGGCGCGGCGGCGAAAAGGCTCGGGCGTCATTTCGTCGGCATCGAGCGCGAGGAAATCTACGCCGCCGCCGCGCGCAAGCGCATCGCGGCCGTCGAGCCCTTGCCGCATGAGGCGATCGCCGCGACGCCGAGCAAACGTTCCGAGCCTCGTGTTGCTTTCTCCGCGATCGTCGAGGCGGGCCTGATCGCGCCAGGCGCCGAGTTGACGGACGAGAAGCAGCGCCATCGCGCAACCGTGCGCGCCGATGGAACCATCGCGATCGGCGCCGTCGTCGGGTCGATCCACAAGATCGGCGCCCTCACCCAGGGGCTGCCCGCCTGCAACGGCTGGACCTTCTGGCATTATGTGTCGCAAAGCGGAAAACGGGAGCCGATTGATTTGCTGCGCACTGTTGCGCGGAAAAATCTGCGCGAGGCTGAAGCGTGA
- a CDS encoding alginate export family protein, whose product MAGALFAPAAHAQYFALGKGAYPLEFYDIDFSYLADPANRTGQLDALHYIPIGIGSEAYLSLGGEFRQQFWSWNNAGHGLRAPLQNTYDLERIVGDIYLHFDRHLAVFFQLARYDAFNRISPSTTDQDRGRIQQGFIELKEPVGPADVTARLGRQEIFLGSGRFVWINDSSNVRTTQDGVRLRARFPNEATLDLAVARPVTSVLDAFSDWDTHSGVFGAAYASQVLLPNQLHLDEYYFYRRNIGAQYVGLTGNEDRHTVGGRVWGAFGPLLYDGDFAYQFGTFNNKAISAFGASTRVLYSFESLPWNPGLQLQTSYFSGGGGPNSKTIGTFSAPFPRPTMLNYAGLETLENLIEVYPAFIVSPTPTFAFRFGPEILWRASRYDAVYVSRATPLPKTMTPTDTAAYIGTNLVATAQWRLAPNITLFGEYLHELAGPAITLAGGHGADVGVIQIDFNF is encoded by the coding sequence TTGGCCGGCGCTTTGTTTGCGCCTGCGGCGCACGCGCAATATTTCGCGCTCGGAAAGGGCGCTTATCCGCTCGAATTCTACGATATTGATTTCAGCTATCTCGCCGATCCCGCCAACAGGACCGGCCAACTCGACGCCTTGCACTACATTCCGATTGGAATCGGTTCTGAAGCCTATCTCTCCCTTGGCGGCGAGTTCCGCCAGCAGTTCTGGTCATGGAACAATGCGGGGCACGGTCTTCGCGCGCCGCTTCAAAATACTTATGATCTCGAAAGGATCGTCGGGGACATCTATCTCCATTTCGATCGGCATCTGGCCGTTTTTTTTCAGCTTGCCCGTTATGACGCCTTCAATAGGATCAGCCCCAGTACGACGGACCAGGACCGAGGGCGCATCCAGCAGGGCTTCATCGAGCTGAAGGAGCCGGTCGGCCCCGCCGACGTCACGGCGCGCCTCGGCCGGCAGGAGATATTCCTTGGGTCAGGGCGCTTTGTCTGGATCAACGACAGCTCCAATGTCCGCACCACCCAGGACGGCGTCCGCTTGCGGGCTCGATTTCCCAACGAGGCTACACTCGATCTTGCCGTCGCGAGGCCCGTCACATCGGTGCTCGACGCCTTCTCGGACTGGGACACCCATTCGGGCGTGTTCGGCGCGGCCTACGCCAGCCAGGTCTTGCTTCCGAATCAACTTCATCTGGACGAGTATTATTTTTATCGGCGAAACATCGGCGCCCAATATGTCGGGCTGACCGGCAATGAAGATCGCCACACTGTTGGCGGCCGGGTCTGGGGCGCATTCGGACCGCTGCTCTATGACGGCGATTTCGCTTATCAGTTCGGGACGTTCAACAATAAAGCGATCTCGGCCTTCGGCGCCTCGACGCGCGTGCTCTATTCTTTTGAAAGCCTGCCCTGGAACCCTGGCCTGCAACTGCAAACCAGCTATTTCAGCGGCGGGGGCGGCCCCAACAGCAAGACCATCGGCACGTTCAGCGCCCCATTTCCCCGCCCGACGATGCTCAATTACGCGGGTCTCGAGACGCTCGAAAACCTGATCGAGGTCTATCCGGCGTTCATCGTCAGTCCGACGCCAACTTTTGCCTTCAGATTCGGGCCGGAGATATTGTGGCGCGCCTCAAGATATGACGCCGTTTATGTTTCGAGAGCTACGCCGCTTCCAAAGACCATGACGCCGACGGACACCGCGGCCTATATCGGCACGAATCTCGTCGCGACCGCCCAATGGAGACTCGCTCCGAATATTACCCTTTTTGGCGAATATCTGCATGAGCTCGCCGGCCCGGCCATTACTCTGGCTGGCGGGCATGGCGCGGATGTCGGCGTGATTCAGATCGACTTCAATTTCTAA
- a CDS encoding ribonuclease HII: MEKPDFRMERKLLKRDVWPVAGVDEAGRGPLAGPVAAAAVILDPHNLPRGLNDSKLLTAEERESLYEAIMARALAVAVGFSSAAEIDAVNIRQATFRAMRRALAALASPPRYVLIDGNDLAPGLCCEAETIVKGDGAILSIAAASIVAKVTRDRLMRRLCAVHPVYGFSRHAGYATPAHLAAIEAHGPCPFHRMSFSPFRAAPEPRAD; encoded by the coding sequence ATGGAAAAGCCCGATTTCCGCATGGAGCGGAAACTCCTGAAGCGTGATGTCTGGCCTGTCGCGGGCGTTGACGAGGCGGGGCGCGGGCCATTGGCCGGCCCGGTCGCGGCGGCGGCGGTGATCCTTGATCCGCACAATCTTCCGCGCGGCCTCAATGATTCGAAGCTTCTGACGGCGGAGGAGCGGGAAAGCCTCTATGAAGCGATCATGGCGCGCGCGCTCGCGGTCGCGGTCGGCTTTTCCAGCGCCGCGGAGATCGACGCGGTCAATATCCGTCAGGCGACGTTCCGCGCCATGCGCCGGGCTCTGGCGGCTCTCGCAAGCCCACCGCGCTATGTGCTGATCGACGGCAACGACCTCGCGCCGGGGCTTTGCTGCGAGGCCGAGACGATCGTCAAGGGCGACGGAGCCATTCTCTCCATCGCCGCCGCCTCCATCGTCGCCAAGGTCACGCGCGACCGGCTGATGCGCCGGCTCTGCGCCGTCCACCCCGTCTACGGCTTCAGCCGGCACGCCGGCTACGCGACGCCCGCCCATCTCGCGGCGATCGAGGCGCATGGCCCCTGCCCGTTTCACCGCATGAGTTTCAGCCCGTTCCGCGCGGCTCCGGAGCCGCGCGCGGATTAG
- a CDS encoding mannose-1-phosphate guanylyltransferase/mannose-6-phosphate isomerase, producing the protein MAKILPVIMCGGSGTRVWPESRESLPKQFISLIGARSTFQMATEILDESVFETPIVISNHDYRFLVAEQLAEINREARIILEPVRRDSGPAVAVAAELAALSDPETIVAVLAADHVVQNKQGFVDLCKQAAEAAALGYIVTLGVKPTSAATGYGYIKTGKPVARDGAVLKVAGFVEKPDAATAEQYVHDNYLWNSGNFFFRADVMQAELRKYEPAIAEAAAEAVAKAKHDLNFLVLDKDAFSQAPKISIDYAVMERTDKAAVVPADIGWSDIGNWSAVWELSDRDENGNSTRGHGVIMNASNVHVRSDDYLTTVVGVDNVIVVTTQDAVLVLNKACGDQVKQLVDRLKLENRPEALSHKRAYRPWGYYQSVDNGARYQVKRIVVKPGQRLSLQKHFHRAEHWIVVKGTAEVTRDNEVVLVHENESIYLPIGCIHRMANPGRIDLELIEVQTGSYLGEDDIVRIEDIYNRG; encoded by the coding sequence ATGGCGAAAATTCTTCCGGTCATTATGTGCGGCGGCTCGGGCACGCGGGTCTGGCCAGAGTCGCGTGAAAGCCTGCCGAAGCAATTCATTTCCCTCATCGGCGCGCGTTCGACATTCCAGATGGCGACCGAAATCCTCGACGAGAGCGTGTTCGAAACGCCGATCGTCATTTCCAATCATGATTACAGGTTCCTCGTCGCCGAGCAGTTGGCTGAGATCAACCGGGAGGCGCGCATCATTCTCGAGCCGGTCCGGCGCGATTCCGGCCCCGCCGTCGCTGTCGCGGCTGAACTCGCGGCGCTGTCCGATCCCGAGACGATCGTCGCGGTGCTCGCCGCCGATCATGTCGTGCAGAACAAGCAAGGTTTCGTCGATCTCTGCAAGCAGGCGGCGGAAGCGGCGGCGCTTGGCTATATTGTGACGCTCGGCGTCAAGCCGACGTCGGCCGCGACAGGATATGGCTACATCAAGACCGGCAAGCCCGTCGCCCGCGATGGCGCGGTGCTGAAGGTCGCCGGCTTCGTCGAAAAGCCCGACGCTGCGACGGCCGAGCAATATGTCCACGACAATTACCTCTGGAACTCCGGCAATTTCTTCTTCCGCGCCGACGTCATGCAGGCGGAGCTGCGTAAGTATGAACCAGCCATCGCGGAAGCCGCCGCCGAGGCCGTCGCCAAGGCAAAACACGATCTGAACTTCCTGGTGCTCGACAAGGACGCCTTCAGCCAGGCGCCAAAAATCTCGATCGACTACGCCGTCATGGAGCGCACCGACAAGGCGGCCGTCGTCCCGGCGGACATTGGCTGGTCGGACATCGGCAATTGGAGCGCCGTCTGGGAATTGTCGGACCGCGATGAAAACGGCAATTCGACGCGCGGACACGGCGTCATCATGAACGCCTCCAATGTGCATGTGCGCTCGGATGATTACCTGACCACCGTCGTCGGCGTCGATAATGTCATCGTCGTCACGACGCAGGACGCCGTGCTGGTCCTGAACAAAGCCTGTGGCGATCAGGTCAAGCAGCTGGTCGACCGGCTTAAACTTGAGAACCGGCCGGAGGCGCTGAGCCATAAGCGAGCGTATCGGCCCTGGGGCTATTATCAATCGGTCGACAATGGTGCGCGCTATCAAGTCAAGCGCATCGTCGTCAAGCCCGGCCAGCGCCTGTCGCTGCAAAAGCATTTCCATAGGGCCGAGCACTGGATCGTCGTCAAAGGCACGGCCGAGGTGACGCGCGACAATGAAGTCGTTCTCGTGCATGAGAATGAATCGATCTATCTGCCGATCGGCTGCATCCACCGCATGGCCAATCCCGGCCGCATCGATCTCGAACTGATCGAGGTGCAGACCGGCTCCTATCTCGGCGAGGACGACATCGTCCGCATCGAGGATATTTATAACCGCGGATAA
- a CDS encoding ribonuclease T2 family protein, giving the protein MLRHRLGAALARAASWRRAIATIVLACLVLAAGPFSRAGFAASADDCILDNCADKAAPAPDNAAPSAPSGSLRPAPMGRGASADFDFYVLALSWSPGFCRTPAGARAQGQCAPGANLGFVVHGLWPQYEHGYPQDCPFGAASPSRIALQSAAGLYPSEGLARHEWRKHGVCAGKSPTDYFNDVRRAREAIAIPPPFQNAKGDQTWTAIDIERAFLAANGRLRPGMIGVACSRGVLQEVRVCLSKDLRDFHACPEVSRRHCPIGQIAVPPAL; this is encoded by the coding sequence ATGCTTCGCCATAGGCTCGGCGCTGCTTTGGCGCGCGCGGCAAGCTGGCGCCGCGCCATCGCGACGATCGTTCTGGCCTGTCTGGTCCTTGCCGCCGGGCCATTTTCGCGCGCCGGGTTCGCCGCTTCCGCGGATGACTGTATCCTCGACAATTGCGCCGACAAAGCCGCTCCCGCTCCGGACAACGCCGCTCCGAGCGCGCCTTCCGGTTCGCTGCGACCGGCGCCGATGGGGCGCGGCGCCTCCGCCGACTTCGATTTTTATGTCCTGGCGCTGTCCTGGTCGCCGGGATTTTGCCGTACGCCTGCCGGGGCTCGGGCGCAGGGCCAGTGCGCTCCTGGCGCCAACCTCGGCTTTGTCGTACATGGGCTCTGGCCGCAATATGAGCACGGCTATCCGCAAGATTGCCCGTTTGGCGCGGCAAGCCCGTCCCGGATAGCTCTCCAGAGCGCGGCCGGCCTTTATCCGAGCGAAGGGCTGGCGCGCCATGAATGGCGCAAGCATGGCGTCTGCGCCGGCAAAAGCCCGACGGATTACTTCAACGATGTGCGCCGCGCGCGCGAGGCTATCGCCATTCCGCCTCCCTTTCAGAACGCCAAAGGGGATCAGACCTGGACGGCAATCGATATCGAGCGCGCGTTTCTCGCCGCCAATGGGCGTTTGCGGCCCGGAATGATCGGAGTCGCGTGCTCACGCGGCGTGCTGCAGGAAGTCAGGGTCTGTCTTTCGAAGGATCTGCGCGACTTTCACGCATGTCCCGAGGTCAGCCGCCGTCACTGTCCAATCGGGCAGATCGCCGTTCCGCCGGCGCTTTGA
- a CDS encoding 23S rRNA (adenine(2030)-N(6))-methyltransferase RlmJ → MNYAHDFHAGNFADVFKHIFLTRILHYLAQKPAPLRYIETHAGSGLYDLAGPQAEKTAEWRTGVLRLAASPLEPEAQALVEPYLDIVKPLIGADSPLYPGSPLIASALLRPQDKILACELHPDAFQRLRANLRRDRRAKAMEIDGYAGLMAFVPPIERRGLVLIDPPFEDAAEFDRLARALPAAARKWTSGVFMLWHPVKDRAAVGAFARALAEGFAGSGVKSVLRIELQIDDVRPQGALTRCGLIIANPPFTLEAEARRILPGLSQRLARSLEAPRADYLVEWLRRN, encoded by the coding sequence TTGAATTACGCGCATGACTTTCACGCCGGCAATTTCGCCGATGTGTTCAAGCATATTTTTCTGACGCGAATCCTGCATTACCTCGCGCAAAAGCCGGCGCCGCTGCGCTACATCGAGACGCACGCCGGCAGCGGCCTTTATGATCTCGCAGGGCCGCAGGCGGAAAAGACCGCCGAATGGCGAACCGGCGTGCTGCGCCTCGCCGCAAGCCCGCTCGAGCCCGAAGCGCAGGCGCTTGTTGAGCCTTATCTCGACATTGTGAAGCCGCTCATCGGCGCCGATTCGCCGCTCTATCCCGGCTCACCTCTGATCGCCTCGGCGCTGCTTCGGCCACAGGATAAAATCCTCGCCTGCGAGCTTCATCCGGACGCCTTCCAGCGGCTCAGGGCCAATCTGCGGCGCGATCGGCGCGCAAAGGCGATGGAGATCGACGGCTACGCCGGCCTCATGGCTTTTGTGCCCCCGATCGAGCGGCGCGGCCTCGTTCTGATCGATCCGCCTTTCGAGGACGCCGCCGAGTTCGACCGCCTGGCGCGGGCGCTGCCCGCGGCGGCGCGCAAATGGACGTCCGGCGTTTTCATGCTGTGGCATCCGGTCAAGGATCGAGCGGCGGTAGGGGCCTTCGCCAGAGCGCTTGCCGAGGGCTTCGCCGGCAGCGGCGTCAAATCGGTCCTTCGAATCGAGCTTCAGATCGATGATGTGCGCCCGCAAGGCGCCTTGACGCGCTGCGGGCTGATCATCGCCAATCCTCCTTTTACGCTGGAGGCGGAGGCAAGGCGCATCCTGCCGGGCCTCAGCCAACGCCTTGCGCGGAGCCTTGAGGCTCCCCGGGCGGATTATTTGGTCGAATGGCTGCGCCGAAACTAA
- a CDS encoding glutathione S-transferase family protein — MMILRTSAPSPFGRKVRLAAAIAGLSEKIRVVTTDANDPDSGLFDHNPLGKIPVLTLPGGATYFDSRVIVEYFDHLAGGDALIPAESKARFHALTLAALADGVLDASVLQVYEKRRREPAKQDEKWLAWQADKAARGLAAFAGAPPSGKRDVAHIGLACVLGYLDLRFEGRWRSAYPQLAAWLADFTADVPAFAATRPQ, encoded by the coding sequence ATGATGATTTTGCGAACGTCGGCGCCGTCGCCCTTCGGGCGGAAAGTGCGCCTCGCCGCCGCCATCGCGGGGCTGAGCGAGAAGATCCGTGTCGTTACGACGGACGCCAACGACCCGGACAGCGGGCTTTTTGACCATAATCCGCTCGGCAAAATTCCAGTTCTCACCTTGCCCGGCGGAGCTACCTATTTCGACAGCCGCGTCATCGTCGAATATTTCGATCATCTTGCCGGCGGCGACGCGCTCATTCCCGCCGAATCCAAAGCAAGATTCCATGCGCTCACGCTGGCGGCTCTCGCCGATGGCGTCCTCGACGCCAGCGTGCTTCAGGTCTATGAGAAGCGCCGGCGCGAACCTGCGAAACAAGACGAAAAATGGCTGGCGTGGCAGGCCGATAAAGCAGCGCGCGGACTCGCCGCGTTTGCAGGCGCGCCGCCGTCCGGCAAGCGTGATGTCGCGCATATCGGGCTCGCCTGCGTCCTCGGCTATCTTGATTTGCGTTTCGAGGGGCGCTGGCGCTCGGCCTACCCCCAGCTTGCGGCATGGCTCGCGGATTTTACCGCCGACGTTCCCGCCTTCGCGGCGACGCGCCCTCAATAG
- the xoxF5 gene encoding lanthanide-dependent methanol dehydrogenase XoxF5 — MRKLLLMSCVAATALMANSAVFANDELVKMQKNAKDWVMPGGNYANTRFSELNQITNKNVKDLVPAWSFSTGVLRGHEGGPLVIGDVMYFSTPFPNIVYALDLNNDGKIIWKYEPKQDPSVIPVMCCDTVNRGVAYGDGKIFLHQADTTLVALDAKTGQPAWSVKDGDPSKGATGTSAPLVVKDKVLIGVSGGEFGVRGYVSAYNIKDGKLAWRGYSMGPDADTIINPEKTTALGKPVGKDSGTNTWEGDQWKIGGGATWGWISYDPELNLVYYGSGNPSTWNPVQRPGDNRWSMSIWARNPDSGEVKWIYQMTPHDQWDYDGINEMVLQNQGNKKVLVHFDRNGFGYTLDRATGELLVAEKYDPAVNWATKVDMDKSSKTYGRPEVVAKYAPGSQGEDVNYKGICPAALGSKDEQPSAYSPITELNYVPTNHVCMDYEPFRVSYTAGQPYVGATLSMYPPPGQSHMGNFIAWDAKAGKIVWSDKEQFSVWSGALATAGNVVFYGTLEGYLKAVDAKTGEELWKYKTPSGIIGNVNTYEHNGKQYVAILSGVGGWAGIGLAAGLTDPNAGLGAVGGYAALSNYTALGGTLTVFALHGK, encoded by the coding sequence ATGCGCAAACTTCTACTGATGTCCTGTGTCGCCGCAACTGCACTCATGGCGAACAGCGCGGTCTTCGCCAATGACGAGCTCGTCAAGATGCAGAAGAACGCCAAGGACTGGGTAATGCCTGGCGGCAATTATGCGAATACCCGGTTCTCCGAGCTCAACCAGATCACCAACAAGAACGTTAAAGATCTGGTGCCGGCGTGGAGCTTCTCCACCGGCGTTCTGCGCGGCCATGAAGGCGGCCCGCTCGTGATCGGCGACGTCATGTATTTCTCGACGCCATTCCCGAACATCGTCTACGCGCTTGACCTCAACAATGATGGCAAGATCATCTGGAAGTATGAGCCGAAACAGGATCCGAGCGTCATTCCGGTGATGTGCTGCGACACCGTCAATCGCGGCGTTGCTTACGGCGATGGCAAAATCTTCCTGCATCAGGCTGACACCACGCTGGTTGCGCTTGACGCAAAAACCGGTCAGCCGGCATGGTCCGTGAAAGACGGTGATCCGTCCAAAGGCGCGACCGGAACTTCGGCTCCGCTCGTCGTCAAGGACAAAGTGCTGATCGGCGTGTCCGGCGGCGAGTTCGGCGTCCGCGGCTATGTGTCCGCCTATAACATCAAGGACGGCAAGCTCGCATGGCGCGGCTATTCGATGGGCCCGGATGCGGACACCATCATCAATCCTGAGAAGACGACCGCACTCGGCAAGCCGGTCGGCAAGGACTCCGGCACCAATACCTGGGAAGGCGATCAATGGAAGATCGGTGGCGGCGCGACCTGGGGCTGGATCTCCTATGATCCCGAGTTGAACCTCGTCTATTACGGGTCGGGCAATCCATCGACCTGGAACCCCGTGCAGCGTCCCGGCGACAACCGTTGGTCAATGTCGATCTGGGCGCGTAATCCTGATAGCGGCGAAGTCAAATGGATCTACCAGATGACGCCGCATGATCAGTGGGATTATGACGGCATCAATGAAATGGTGCTGCAGAATCAGGGAAACAAGAAAGTCCTGGTGCACTTCGATCGTAACGGCTTCGGCTACACGCTCGATCGCGCAACGGGTGAACTGCTGGTCGCCGAAAAATACGATCCGGCCGTCAACTGGGCGACCAAGGTCGACATGGATAAGTCCTCGAAGACTTATGGCCGCCCGGAAGTCGTCGCCAAATATGCGCCGGGCTCCCAGGGCGAAGACGTCAACTATAAGGGCATCTGCCCCGCGGCCCTCGGCTCCAAGGACGAACAGCCTTCGGCTTATTCGCCCATCACGGAGCTGAACTACGTGCCTACCAATCACGTCTGCATGGACTATGAGCCGTTCAGAGTGAGCTACACCGCTGGCCAGCCCTATGTCGGCGCGACCTTGTCCATGTATCCGCCTCCAGGCCAGAGCCACATGGGCAATTTCATCGCGTGGGACGCCAAGGCCGGCAAGATCGTGTGGTCGGACAAGGAGCAGTTCTCGGTGTGGTCGGGTGCGCTCGCAACCGCCGGCAACGTCGTGTTCTACGGCACGCTTGAAGGCTACCTCAAGGCTGTCGACGCCAAGACGGGCGAAGAACTGTGGAAGTACAAGACTCCGTCGGGCATCATCGGCAACGTCAACACCTATGAGCACAACGGCAAGCAGTATGTCGCGATTCTCTCGGGCGTCGGCGGCTGGGCCGGCATCGGCCTCGCGGCGGGCTTGACGGATCCGAACGCTGGTCTCGGCGCCGTCGGCGGTTACGCCGCTCTGTCGAACTATACGGCTCTCGGCGGCACGCTGACCGTGTTCGCCCTCCACGGCAAATAG
- a CDS encoding c-type cytochrome, methanol metabolism-related, with amino-acid sequence MSSASAAMADAPGDPAAVKEDDLGKWVDAKGDPTYKIEPDGKLDWFAYSGFRRYHSECHVCHGPDGEGSSYAPALKNSVKTMSYAEFVGIVVGGRRNVTSSQENVMPAFGDNKNVMCYLDDIYVYLRARSTDAVARGRPAGHVDKLPAATAAEKECLGLEK; translated from the coding sequence ATCTCGTCCGCAAGCGCGGCTATGGCCGACGCCCCCGGAGATCCCGCAGCCGTCAAAGAGGACGATCTCGGCAAATGGGTCGACGCGAAGGGCGATCCAACCTACAAGATTGAGCCCGATGGAAAGCTCGACTGGTTCGCCTATTCAGGATTTCGCCGTTATCATTCCGAGTGCCACGTCTGCCACGGCCCTGACGGCGAAGGTTCGAGCTATGCGCCTGCCCTGAAGAACTCCGTGAAAACGATGAGTTACGCCGAGTTCGTCGGCATTGTCGTGGGTGGCAGGAGGAACGTCACCAGCAGCCAGGAAAATGTTATGCCGGCCTTCGGCGATAACAAAAATGTCATGTGCTATCTGGACGATATTTACGTTTATCTTCGTGCGCGCTCCACTGACGCCGTTGCGCGTGGACGGCCCGCGGGCCACGTCGACAAACTGCCCGCGGCGACAGCGGCGGAAAAAGAATGTCTGGGATTGGAAAAATGA
- a CDS encoding substrate-binding domain-containing protein: protein MSGIGKMKRIWPLVLSIAFLAPLGSRFAALAEGAADAAIELVDPDVLRVCTDPRDLPFSNEAGEGFENKIAALLAQKLGKPLAYVYYPNSTGFIRNTLNAHRCDVVMGVPQGDDFVQVTNPYYRASYAMVTKKGGDLDGVVTLEDPRLKGKHIGIVAGTPPATNLAVDGLLPGIKSYPLVIDTRADAPTADMMKDLENGVIDVAILWGPIAGNLAKTSKASVTVTPLVNEKIGPRMIYRIGMGVRHSDQEWKRTLNKLIAENQGEIDKILQDYGVPLLDENDKPRVN from the coding sequence ATGTCTGGGATTGGAAAAATGAAACGGATCTGGCCTCTCGTCCTTTCAATCGCTTTCCTCGCGCCGTTAGGCTCGCGGTTCGCAGCATTGGCCGAGGGCGCCGCTGACGCGGCGATCGAGCTTGTCGATCCGGACGTGCTGCGCGTTTGCACCGACCCGCGCGATTTGCCGTTCTCCAATGAGGCCGGCGAAGGTTTTGAAAACAAGATCGCCGCCCTTCTCGCCCAAAAGCTCGGCAAGCCGCTGGCCTACGTCTATTATCCGAACTCCACCGGCTTTATCCGCAACACGCTGAACGCTCACCGGTGCGACGTCGTGATGGGGGTGCCGCAAGGCGACGACTTCGTCCAGGTCACAAACCCCTATTACCGCGCGTCCTATGCGATGGTCACGAAAAAGGGCGGCGATCTCGATGGCGTCGTGACGCTCGAAGATCCTCGGCTGAAAGGCAAGCATATTGGCATCGTTGCCGGAACCCCGCCAGCGACCAACCTTGCGGTTGACGGGCTGCTGCCGGGCATCAAATCCTATCCGCTGGTGATCGATACGCGCGCCGACGCGCCGACAGCGGACATGATGAAAGACCTTGAAAATGGCGTTATCGATGTCGCCATTCTCTGGGGCCCCATCGCAGGCAATCTCGCCAAGACCTCCAAGGCTTCGGTGACGGTGACGCCGCTGGTGAACGAGAAAATCGGGCCGCGCATGATCTATCGAATCGGCATGGGCGTCCGTCATAGCGATCAGGAATGGAAACGCACGCTGAACAAGCTCATTGCCGAAAATCAGGGCGAAATCGACAAGATCCTGCAGGACTATGGCGTGCCTCTTCTTGATGAGAACGACAAGCCCAGGGTGAACTGA